From a single Eleginops maclovinus isolate JMC-PN-2008 ecotype Puerto Natales chromosome 20, JC_Emac_rtc_rv5, whole genome shotgun sequence genomic region:
- the LOC134882743 gene encoding parapinopsin-like, whose amino-acid sequence MHPSAMRNASYYVGPNGEPPLSGTGFIILSIIMALFTGPAIVLNATVIIVSLMHKQLRQPLNFALVNMAVADLGTAMTGGVLSVVNNAQGYFSLGRTGCVMEGFAVSLFGITSLCTVALIAVERMFVVCKPLGQITFQKKHALGGIALSWLWSLTWNMPPLFGWGRYELEGVGTSCAPDWHNRDPQNFSYILSYFAVCFAVPFVLILASYSKLMWTLHKVSKMACLEGGAVAKGETKVASMVVLMVLTFLISWLPYASLALLVIYNPDVEIHPLVGTVPVYLAKSSTAYNPIIYIYLNKQFRKYAIPFLMCGKDPSEDDETSDMTTVENTKVSPA is encoded by the exons ATGCATCCATCTGCTATGCGAAATGCTTCCTACTACGTGGGCCCAAATGGGGAACCCCCTCTGTCAGGCACTGGCTTCATCATCCTCTCCATCATTATGGCCCTTTTTACCGGCCCGGCCATCGTACTCAATGCTACAGTGATCATCGTGTCCCTCATGCACAAGCAGCTGAGGCAGCCGCTCAACTTCGCTCTGGTGAACATGGCTGTGGCTGACCTGGGAACAGCTATGACTGGAGGGGTGCTGTCCGTGGTCAACAACGCCCAGGGGTACTTCTCCCTGGGAAGAACAGGCTGTGTGATGGAGGGCTTTGCAGTGTCCTTGTTTG GCATCACATCTTTGTGCACAGTTGCTCTGATTGCAGTGGAGAGGATGTTTGTCGTGTGTAAACCACTGGGGCAGATTACCTTtcaaaaaaaacatgcattaggAGGTATTGCCTTGTCCTGGCTGTGGTCTCTCACTTGGAACATGCCCCCCCTGTTTGGCTGGGGCAGGTATGAGCTGGAGGGCGTTGGGACGTCCTGTGCACCGGACTGGCACAACCGAGACCCTCAAAACTTCTCCTACATCCTGTCTTACTTTGCAGTTTGCTTTGCAGTTCCATTTGTCCTTATTCTAGCATCCTACTCGAAGTTAATGTGGACATTACACAAG GTATCCAAGATGGCCTGTCTGGAAGGCGGTGCAGTGGCTAAAGGAGAGACGAAGGTGGCGTCCATGGTGGTTTTGATGGTCCTCACATTTCTCATCAGCTGGTTGCCTTATGCCAGCCTGGCCTTGCTGGTGATATACAACCCTGATGTGGAGATTCACCCGCTGGTGGGCACAGTGCCTGTTTACCTGGCAAAGAGCAGCACTGCGTACAATCCTATCATCTACATCTACCTCAACAAACAG tttCGTAAATACGCAATTCCCTTCCTGATGTGTGGGAAAGATCCCTCAGAGGACGATGAGACATCAGATATGACGACTGTGGAGAATACCAAAGTGTCTCCCGCCTAA